From Herpetosiphonaceae bacterium, a single genomic window includes:
- the sbnB gene encoding 2,3-diaminopropionate biosynthesis protein SbnB, whose protein sequence is MTLAPIRLLRATEIQNMLAGREDEIIEAVRRAYEVHAGGQSSLPHSVFLRFPDDPRSRIISLPAFLGGDAPIAGVKWIASFPSNHDLGIRRASAVMILNSVRTGLPEVIMEGSLISAARTAASAALAARYLHADRPAETIGLIGCGIINFEIARFLLAVFPQISTVILFDIQAEQAARFAARCRRLREDLRVVSVDSPAEVFRQAPLVALATTAVEPTIDDLSMCATGSTILHISLRDLTPQVILGCDNIVDDVDHVCRAQTSVHLAEQQVRNRDFIRCTLADITRGSAPARTDRESIAVFSPFGLGVLDLAVSQLVLEQAQRQGIGLQIDDFLPSDEAL, encoded by the coding sequence ATGACGCTCGCTCCGATCCGCCTGTTACGGGCGACCGAAATCCAGAACATGCTCGCGGGCCGCGAAGACGAGATCATCGAGGCCGTACGACGCGCCTACGAGGTCCATGCCGGGGGCCAGAGTTCCCTGCCGCACTCGGTCTTTTTGCGCTTTCCCGACGATCCGCGCAGCCGCATCATCTCGCTGCCGGCCTTCCTGGGCGGCGACGCGCCGATCGCCGGCGTCAAATGGATCGCGTCGTTTCCCAGCAATCACGATCTCGGCATCCGGCGCGCCTCGGCGGTGATGATCCTGAACTCGGTTCGCACCGGCCTGCCTGAGGTGATCATGGAAGGCTCGCTGATCAGCGCCGCACGCACCGCCGCCAGCGCCGCGCTCGCCGCGCGCTACCTCCACGCGGATCGTCCAGCCGAGACGATCGGGCTGATCGGCTGCGGGATCATCAACTTCGAGATCGCGCGCTTTCTGCTGGCGGTCTTTCCGCAGATCAGCACGGTGATCCTCTTCGACATTCAGGCAGAGCAGGCGGCGCGCTTCGCCGCGCGCTGCCGCAGGCTGCGCGAAGATCTGCGTGTGGTGAGCGTCGATAGCCCGGCGGAGGTGTTCCGGCAAGCGCCGCTGGTCGCGCTGGCGACCACCGCCGTCGAGCCGACCATCGACGATCTCTCGATGTGCGCGACGGGCAGCACGATCCTGCATATCTCACTGCGCGATCTGACGCCGCAGGTCATCCTCGGCTGCGACAATATCGTTGATGATGTCGATCATGTCTGCCGCGCGCAGACCTCGGTTCACCTGGCCGAGCAGCAGGTGCGGAACCGCGACTTTATCCGCTGCACGCTGGCCGATATTACGCGCGGCAGTGCTCCGGCGCGTACCGATCGCGAGTCGATCGCCGTGTTTAGCCCGTTCGGGCTGGGCGTGCTCGATCTCGCGGTCAGCCAGCTCGTGCTGGAGCAGGCGCAGCGCCAGGGCATCGGGTTGCAGATCGACGATTTTCTGCCATCGGACGAGGCGCTGTGA